The genomic region ACGGCCACGTACGACGCGACCAACGGCTGGACCAACGTCAACCCGGTCGTCTCGAACTCGAGCCTGTTCACGACGATCATCTCGCCGGTCGCCGGCATGGACGCGAAGGGCAACATCACGCTGGTCTGGGGGCAACTCGACGTGACGGGCGGCAAGCTCTACAACGCCACGATGTCGCAGCGCTATGTGTCCGGAACCGGGTGGCAGCCCGCGCAGCCGGTCGCCCCGGCGATCGTGGTGCCCACGGGCTTCATCGCGACGCCGATGCTGACCGTCAACGAAAACGGCGTGGCCGCCGCGATGTGGGCGGAAGGCGGCGCGGTGCTGCAGGCGAGCGTGTCGGACGCCAGCGGAAACTGGGGGCCGTTGCAGAAGCTGACGGAACACCTGAACGGGGCGGCGCTCCAGTACCCGCCGCTGGTGATCGACCCGGCCGGCAACGTGACGGTCGCCTGGGAGGACACGGGCACGCCGAACGCGTCGGTTCTCCTCGTGGCCGGCTACCGGAACGGCGCGTGGAGCACGTCGACGGCGGATCCGCAGGATGGAACGTGGCCGGCGCTGGCCGTCAACGCTGCGGGGGCGATGGCGCTCGTCTGGCAGGGGTTTGCCGCGAACATCGGCAGCCAGATCCAGTCCAGTTTTTATACGCCGGGCTCGTAATCGTGTCGCGTCGGGCATTCGAAGGAGAAGCCATGAAGCAAGTCTTGCAGTGCACCGTTGCTACCTTGCGGACCGCGCTGGGCGCGGCGGCCGCCGGCCTCGTGTTGTCCGCGTGCGGTTCGACGCAGATGAACATGGTCGACGTGCAGACGTCGACCGCGAAGACGCTCGGCCTCGCGTCGTCGGACGAGATCACGATCGCCAACGTGCAGTACGGGAAGAAGGACGGGTTGGGTGGCCAGAAGGTGGGTTACGACGCGACGACCGGCAAGGGGCGGCGTTTCGGCTGTACGGTGTTCATGATTCCGGGGCTCACGCCGATCGATCGGCCGACGTACAACAACTGGGAATGCCATCCGCAACGCTGATGGCCGCGAGATCGACGGCGCCCGTTGCAGGGCGCCGGTCGGCCGCTTGTGTGGACGACATGCCGCGTCGGCCTTGCGCCGGCGCAATTTGGTCCGATAATCGACGAACCGATCTATCCTCCCGTGTCGGCTCGATAAAAAAACTGTCATGGATCAAGCGGCATTCGTCCCTGTTTTCAAGTTTCGCACGATCGACTACCCCGAACAGGACCGGTTCCACGTCTGGGTCAAGGACATGCTGTGCGACTACCGTCTCGATGACGACGGCGGCCACGGCGCGTTCGACGCGGAAGCGAGCGGCGCGGCGCTCGGCCCGCTGATCCTGTCGGGCCGGCAATGGCGGTCGCGCGCACCGGCCTATCGGGTCAATCGCACCACACGGCGAATCCGGCTCGACGGCCAGGATTCGATCCGCTTCACGCTGCTGCTCGGCGGTCGGCTGGCCAGCTACACCGGCGGGCCCGAACTGGTCAAGCGCGCCGGCGACGTGTTCGTCTACGACGTCGCGCAGGTCAACGACTGCCGGGTCGAGGCCGGCGACGTGATCAGCCTGGTCGTGCCGAGGTACCTGCTGCCGAGCCATGCCGCACAGGCGCACGGCCAGACGCTGACGAGCGGCGTAGGGCGGCTGCTGGGCGACCACCTGCTGTCGCTGTTCCGCAACCTGCCGACTCTGCGCACGCAAGAGATCCCGGGCATCGTGCAATCGATGTTGCTGCTGCTGGCCGCGGCCGTTTCACCCACCACGCAGGCGCTGCACGACGCACGCGGCCCGATCGACGGGGCGCTGGCCGAGCGGGTCCGGCGCTACATCGACGTGCATCTGCTGGAGCCGGACCTCGATCCCGACCGGATCTGCCGCGACATCGGCGTGTCGAGAGCGCGGCTCTACCAGCTGTTCAAGGAGGACGGCGGCGTGATGCGGCAGATCACGCGCCGGCGGCTGCGCCATGCGTACCACGTGCTGGGCGACCCGCAGCGCCGGCATCGGCGCATCGCGGAAATTGCGTGGGCGCACGGCTTTCCCGACGAGAAGTATTTCCACCGGCTGTTCAAGGCGGAGTTCGGCCACACGCCGAAGGAAACGCTCGAATGCGCGACCGCGCCGGTGCTGCTGCCATGCGATGCGGCCGAGGATCGATGGGCGGACGGCGGCCGGCTGACAGGGTGGACGTTGCCGTTCGGCGTGCTCACCAACTGAGCGGGCGGGGCACGCCGGCCGCCGCACGGCGGTTCGTGTCGTGCGTCACGCGTACGCGCTGCTCGCCACACCGCCTTCATCGACATCGTCGATCGCGGCCCGCAAGTCGTCGATCGCCACCATCAGCTCGCGGACCTGCCGCAACGACGGGTACTGGTGCAGCACCGCATGCCATTGCGGCAGCGTCAGCAGCGCGTGCCAGACCACACCGAGGCCGCCCGGATCGGCATCCGGCCGCTGCGCGAGCGCGCTCGCGTATTCGAGGCTCGCCTGCGCCGACAGCAGCTGCATCCGGCTGGCGGCGCCCAGCAGGCGCGGCGTCGTGTCGGCGGACGCATCGCAGCAATAGAGCACTTCGCGTGGCAGCGTCGCTTCATCGGTCGTCAGTGCGCGCAGCGACGCGCCGTGCACGCGCACCGTGCCCTGGTGCGTCTCGAACGCATAGAGTGTGTCCGGGTCGGCCTGCGCGAGCAGGTTCAGGCCGCGCAGCAGCCGCGGCAGATCGGTCGTCGCGGCATCCGCGGACGCTTTCGCTTCGACGAGGAAGCGTACGTTCCAGGCGGGCGCCGGGTCATCGCCGCGCGGGCGTTCGAGCAGGATCGCGTCCCATTCGGTTTTCGCGCGATCGTGGCGGCCCGGAATCGATGACGGCACGCGCATCGACGTCACCACCCGGTACGTGCGGCGTGCGTCGACGGCGTCGAGCCGGCGCGCCAGCGCATCGAGCGCCTGCGCGGCCAGCGCTTCGACGGCCGCGCCGCGCTGCTGCGACGCGACGCCCTGCGCGACGGCGACGGTGCTGCCTTCGAGCGGGCCCTGGCGCACCCACAGCGCCCGGTAGCGCCGCACGTGCTCGTCCGATGCCAGTGCGGCGACGCGCAGCATGCGTTCGAGCGCGGGGCTGTCTTTCAGCTTGACGATGTCCTGCTCGAACGCGGCATCGGTCGCCATGTCGGGCAGCGCGAGCAGGTGCAGCAGCGTGTCGTGCAGGTCGGCCCACGACGCGGTGGTGGCGGCCGCATGCAGCCGCGCGAGGCCGTCGCGTTGCCAGGGGCGGGCGCTGCGCTCGAGCTTGGCCGGGTGCGCGATCGCGTTGACGGCCGAGTGCAGCGCGCGACGGTCCTGCTCGGCGTGCGCGGACAACGACGCGTATTCGCGCACGCTCGGCGCATCGTGCCGCAGCACCGCGGCCTGAAAGGCGGGATCGCCGGCGTGCGTGTCCATTGCATCGCGGATCATCCGCGCGAGGGCGTCGATGAAGCGCTGCCGTAGCACCGCGTCGGGCGTCCGTCCGTCGCTTCGCATCCGGCGCGCTTCCTCGATCACGATCGCGAGCGTGGCGGCCGGGTTCGCGGCGTCGGCCGGCGACAGCGTGCTGTCGAGCGGCGGCAGCCGGTAGCGGCGCGCGACGGTGCGCAGGGTTTCGTCGAGCAGAGCGGGAAGCGGTGTCAGCGACATGGTCGGTATCGGCTTGAAGGCGATGCGCGGGCCCGGGGGTAGGGTGTGGTGGTGCGGTGGACGCGACGATGTGCAACGTTATCACGCCGGGACGAGCGGGATACGGGGCATGTCGTTGCGAAAGGGCTTGATGCGACGGCACGCGGCTTCAGCCGCGCGCAATATTCCTGGTCAGCGTCTCGATGGTCAGACTTTCGTCTCGAGGCCTGCCGACACCCGCGTCGAACGGGTAGCCCATCCGCTCGCCAGTTTGCGTGTAGCCGCGGCGTAAGTAGAAGTCGATCAGTTCACGGCGCGCCGACAGGACGACCATCACGGCCGTCCCGATCTGCCAGTTGCGAACGGCGAATTGCTCGGCTTCGTGCAGCAACGCCTTTCCGAGCCCGTGGTTCTGCATAGACGGAGCGACGGCCAAGGTGCCGATATAGGCCGCGTCTCCGTCTTTTCTGACTTCGATGCAGCCGGCGATGCTGCCGTCGATCTCGGCGACGAGCAGGATGGAGTCCGGGGCTCGCAGCGCAGAGCCGAGCTGCGACGACGTGATCCGCGGGCCGTCGATCAGTGCCGATTCATGCGTCCATCCGCCCGCAGACGTCGTCGGGCGGTACGCCGCATTGACCAGTTCGACGAGCACGTCGACGTCTTGCTCGCGTGCTGCGCGGTAGCTAGCGGCGCGCTTGATCGCGCCTGTCGTCTCATCCATTGAAGCCCTCGGTGTCCGTTGCTGCGTTTTGTTCAGCACCTCATGTCGTCCAAGGATAGACGAACGATCTTCCGGTGTTGGCATCAGCATGGCGCTGCTCGGCGAATCGCTGTCGGCATCGGCACGGGTCGGATTCGGATGCGTGGTCGCGGGCGTGGCCGCGATGACATTGCCGTCACGGCAGCGCGGGCAGTCACGCACCTGACAACGGTCGCGAACCACGCCACGCATCGATCTCCGCTGCCACGCTGCGATCAGCGATCGGCGCAACCGCTCCCGCGCACCCCACGTATCACGCCGTCAACGTCACCGACAGGCTGCCGAGTTCGCCGAAGCGCACCGTCAGCGCATCGCCGAGCGGCACGTCGATCGCGCCCGCGTACGAACCGGTCGTCACGATCTGCCCGGCGCGCAGGGGATCGCCGCGCGACGCGAGGAAATTGACGAGCCATACCAGCGGCTTCAGCGGATCGCCGTCCGGATGGCGGCCGTCGATCGTGCGGTTCAGCGCGCCTTCGAACGACAGCGCCAGCGTCTCGAGCGGCACGTTCAGCCCGTCGGGCACGACCGGGCCGACGCACAGCCCCTGGTTGAATTGCCCGTCGGCCAGCAGCTCGAACTTCGACGCGCGCGTGGGCTCCGCATAGCGGCAACCGAGCACTTCGAGCACGATGCGCACTTCGCGGATCGCGGCGCGCACGTCCTGTTCGTCGTACGGCTGTTCGCGTGCAGGCAGGTCGCGATCGAGCACGAACGCGATTTCCGGTTCGATCCGCACGATCGGGCCGCCGACGACGCGGTACGGCGCATCGGCCTCGCGGATCGTCGACGCGAAGATCGGCGCCAGGATCACGCGGTCGGGCGGCGGCAGCGCGCATTTCCAGCCGCCGACGGGTTCGCCGAGCAGGTCGGCCACGCGCTGCTGGATCGCGAGCGCAGTCTCGACGTCCTCGGGGCGCAGCGCATCGGGCAGCAGCGGGCCGGGCGAGCCGGCATGGCGGGCGGCGACGAGATGCTGGGCGGCGCCGTCCACGCGTTCGGTAGTCGTTGTCATGTCGGTTGAGCGAGTTGAATGTGGGCCGGCAAATAAGGGCCGGACGAAAGTCGCACATTCGATGATAGCGCTTTCGGCACG from Burkholderia sp. HI2500 harbors:
- a CDS encoding helix-turn-helix domain-containing protein is translated as MDQAAFVPVFKFRTIDYPEQDRFHVWVKDMLCDYRLDDDGGHGAFDAEASGAALGPLILSGRQWRSRAPAYRVNRTTRRIRLDGQDSIRFTLLLGGRLASYTGGPELVKRAGDVFVYDVAQVNDCRVEAGDVISLVVPRYLLPSHAAQAHGQTLTSGVGRLLGDHLLSLFRNLPTLRTQEIPGIVQSMLLLLAAAVSPTTQALHDARGPIDGALAERVRRYIDVHLLEPDLDPDRICRDIGVSRARLYQLFKEDGGVMRQITRRRLRHAYHVLGDPQRRHRRIAEIAWAHGFPDEKYFHRLFKAEFGHTPKETLECATAPVLLPCDAAEDRWADGGRLTGWTLPFGVLTN
- a CDS encoding 3-deoxy-D-arabino-heptulosonate 7-phosphate synthase, whose product is MSLTPLPALLDETLRTVARRYRLPPLDSTLSPADAANPAATLAIVIEEARRMRSDGRTPDAVLRQRFIDALARMIRDAMDTHAGDPAFQAAVLRHDAPSVREYASLSAHAEQDRRALHSAVNAIAHPAKLERSARPWQRDGLARLHAAATTASWADLHDTLLHLLALPDMATDAAFEQDIVKLKDSPALERMLRVAALASDEHVRRYRALWVRQGPLEGSTVAVAQGVASQQRGAAVEALAAQALDALARRLDAVDARRTYRVVTSMRVPSSIPGRHDRAKTEWDAILLERPRGDDPAPAWNVRFLVEAKASADAATTDLPRLLRGLNLLAQADPDTLYAFETHQGTVRVHGASLRALTTDEATLPREVLYCCDASADTTPRLLGAASRMQLLSAQASLEYASALAQRPDADPGGLGVVWHALLTLPQWHAVLHQYPSLRQVRELMVAIDDLRAAIDDVDEGGVASSAYA
- a CDS encoding GNAT family N-acetyltransferase, which gives rise to MRGVVRDRCQVRDCPRCRDGNVIAATPATTHPNPTRADADSDSPSSAMLMPTPEDRSSILGRHEVLNKTQQRTPRASMDETTGAIKRAASYRAAREQDVDVLVELVNAAYRPTTSAGGWTHESALIDGPRITSSQLGSALRAPDSILLVAEIDGSIAGCIEVRKDGDAAYIGTLAVAPSMQNHGLGKALLHEAEQFAVRNWQIGTAVMVVLSARRELIDFYLRRGYTQTGERMGYPFDAGVGRPRDESLTIETLTRNIARG
- a CDS encoding 2-keto-4-pentenoate hydratase; the encoded protein is MTTTTERVDGAAQHLVAARHAGSPGPLLPDALRPEDVETALAIQQRVADLLGEPVGGWKCALPPPDRVILAPIFASTIREADAPYRVVGGPIVRIEPEIAFVLDRDLPAREQPYDEQDVRAAIREVRIVLEVLGCRYAEPTRASKFELLADGQFNQGLCVGPVVPDGLNVPLETLALSFEGALNRTIDGRHPDGDPLKPLVWLVNFLASRGDPLRAGQIVTTGSYAGAIDVPLGDALTVRFGELGSLSVTLTA